TGTCCACGATCCCGGGATACCCTTCCCTATAGAAGCTCCAGATCTTTTCCCGGATCGCTTCCGCCGCTTCCTCGTGGCTGGCATAATCCCCGATGAGGGCTTCCACGCCCACCTTCTTTATGTAGGGAAGTTTATGGTCGATAGCCTCTTCCACCAGGGCCTTGTCCATGGCCTTGTCAGGTGAGTTATAGATGTGGGTGGGCCGGTTGTGGCACACAACGCAGTCCACCAGGCGAACCTCTGGAGCGTGACCATCCTTGCCACCGCCTCCCTCTTCTTCCTCGTAACCCTCCATGCGGTACTCGACCACGGTGCCGTCCCCGTACTCTTCCCACACGACGGGGATGACCTGCAGCCCGGGATCGGCCGCCTGGAAGGTGACTTTCTTGTCGGCGAGCATGTGCCAGTGGATACCGGATCCGCCCTCTTTGGCGGCGCTTTCCCCCCCGCCGATCCGGACCAGCATGGATACGTCGTGGGCGACGTTTTGCTCATCGAACCCGAAATGGGTGTGGACCTTGAGCTTTGAGCCGTAGAACTTTTCGGGCCAGTGACACTCCTCGCAGGTCTCTCTCGCCGGTCTCAGGTGCTGGATGGCAGGGGGGATGGGCCTCGGGAAGGAGTCCAGGAGCACGGCAAATAACTGCCGCGTTCCGGCAAGTTTCGATTTGACATACCACCCGGCACCGGGCCCGACGTGGCATCCGGCACACGACACTTTGGCGTGGGGGGAGTTCTGGGACGCCACGGCCTCGGGTTCCATGACCTCGTGGCACAGTTCGCCGCAGAAGGTGAGCGACTCGGTGAAATGGTAGGCTTCGTAGGCGATCACCGTCAGCAGCAGGGCAACAAAGATGGTCCCCACCATGAATACGGTGAACCGGGTCCTATGGGCCCCCAGGTTGAGGTCCAGGATCGGGAACCTCGGTATCTCTACAGGCGATGTCTTTCTCCTGCGCTTTTGCTCGTCCCACATTCCCCATGCGACGAGAAACAGGCCGGCCATGAAAAAGACCGGCAGGATGAAAAAGAGAAGAACACCCAGATAGGCGGAATGGACGTTGGCGAGAAAGTCTATGATGAGCAGAAGGGCGATCAGGAGCCCCGCCACGATGGACATGATGAATCCCAGATAGCTCATGGGGTTCCGCCACAGTCCCCTCTCTAAAATCCTCTTGTCGTCAGTCATTAAGTGGTCTCCCTGCGGATTTGTTCCATTGTTCACAAAAGACTCTTTCCATTGCACTTACGTAACTGCTTCATTTCGCACAATAATCCATGTTCGTCAAGCATCTACTGTGTACCTTGTTTGCGAAGTTATTCACATATAAAAAACCACCAGGTTTAGCCGGTAGTTTTTTATATCTCGTTCATTCAAAACTGAATTTCAATATCAGCAATCCTGTCTACCAGAACGGTCAAAGACCCGCCTCTTCCCCTTTTCCTCTCCCCCGGTGTCAGAGCACTTTGGCAATGACTTTGCATTCCTTCATGCATGGGACGTCCACTGAGGGTCATTCAGAACATCTACCCCTACCACCTGGTCT
This window of the bacterium genome carries:
- a CDS encoding cytochrome C — protein: MTDDKRILERGLWRNPMSYLGFIMSIVAGLLIALLLIIDFLANVHSAYLGVLLFFILPVFFMAGLFLVAWGMWDEQKRRRKTSPVEIPRFPILDLNLGAHRTRFTVFMVGTIFVALLLTVIAYEAYHFTESLTFCGELCHEVMEPEAVASQNSPHAKVSCAGCHVGPGAGWYVKSKLAGTRQLFAVLLDSFPRPIPPAIQHLRPARETCEECHWPEKFYGSKLKVHTHFGFDEQNVAHDVSMLVRIGGGESAAKEGGSGIHWHMLADKKVTFQAADPGLQVIPVVWEEYGDGTVVEYRMEGYEEEEGGGGKDGHAPEVRLVDCVVCHNRPTHIYNSPDKAMDKALVEEAIDHKLPYIKKVGVEALIGDYASHEEAAEAIREKIWSFYREGYPGIVDSKAAAIEDAVKVVTGIHEVNFFPEMNVSWSEYPDNIGHWISPGCFRCHDGKHVSEDGKVIRRDCEICHTMPRSSVSTHWAEMVPKGQEWDNWHPWDLKYRHAEMNCNVCHTGGLPPARDCATCHEQKGVSEYDENVGMGDFECSECHLDLQKVQPTMDCVDCHDGELAELHLDVDEHLEDGCLVCHTPHAWVVPDREACYQCHDDKVEHNAGDACYECHDFK